A genome region from Corvus hawaiiensis isolate bCorHaw1 chromosome 4, bCorHaw1.pri.cur, whole genome shotgun sequence includes the following:
- the BHLHE41 gene encoding class E basic helix-loop-helix protein 41, with translation MDEGISRLPERQLLEHRDFIGLDYPALYMCKPKRGVKRDESKETYKLPHRLIEKKRRDRINECIAQLKDLLPEHLKLTTLGHLEKAVVLELTLKHLKALTALTEQQHQKIIALQNGERSMKSPVQADLDAFHSGFQTCAKEVLQYLSRFESWTPREQRCAQLLGHLHSISSQFLPGPQLLSPPPGPLSKGSSSSSSPPAPPCAPGHKPEGQANCVPVIQRTHAAELSAETDTDTDSGYGGEGEARPERGPAAAAGGALPALAIKQEPSGDEVPPAPKRLKLDRGGSPMPGPPGLAARGAEAAAAAAAAALVRPDATLLGSLMALGAGGGGAPFGQPAAAPFCLPFYFISPSAAAAYMQPFLDKGSLEKYLYPAAPIPLLYPGIPAQAAAAAAAAAASFPCLSSVLGPAEKAAAAAAGLPPTPHLPHPFAAAAAAEPGEEPEPAAAEEPGAEGP, from the exons ATGGATGAAGGAATCTCCCGCTTGCCGGAGAGGCAGCTACTGGAGCATAGGGATTTTATAGG gctggactACCCTGCCCTGTATATGTGCAAACCCAAAAGAGGCGTGAAGAGGGACGAGAGCAAG GAAACGTACAAACTGCCACATAGACTGATAGAAAAGAAGAGGCGAGACAGGATTAACGAATGCATTGCCCAGCTGAAGGATTTACTGCCCGAGCATCTGAAACTGACG ACGCTGGGACACCTGGAGAAAGCGGTGGTGCTGGAACTGACTTTGAAGCACTTGAAAGCGCTAACAGCCttaacagagcagcagcaccagaagATTATTGCTTTGCAGAATG GGGAGCGGTCCATGAAGTCTCCGGTGCAGGCCGACCTGGACGCCTTCCACTCGGGCTTTCAAACGTGCGCCAAGGAAGTGCTGCAGTACCTCTCGCGCTTCGAGAGCTGGACCCCCCGCGAGCAGCGATGCGCCCAGCTCCTCGGCCACCTGCACTCCATCTCCTCGCAGTTCCTCCCCGGCCCTCAGCTCCTCTCCCCGCCGCCGGGCCCCCTCAGCAAGggatcctcctcctcttcctccccgcccgccccccccTGCGCGCCGGGCCACAAGCCGGAGGGCCAGGCTAACTGCGTGCCCGTCATCCAGCGGACTCACGCCGCCGAGCTCAGCGCCGAGAccgacacggacacggacagcGGCTACGGCGGGGAGGGCGAGGCGCGCCCCgagcgcggccccgcggcggcggccggcggAGCGCTGCCCGCCCTGGCCATCAAGCAGGAGCCGTCGGGGGACGAGGTGCCCCCCGCGCCCAAGCGGCTGAAGCTGGACCGCGGCGGGAGCCCCATGCCCGGCCCGCCGGGGCTGGCGGCGCGGGGcgccgaggcggcggcggcggcagcggcggccgctCTGGTCAGACCCGACGCCACCCTGCTGGGGTCCCTGATGGCTCtgggggcgggcggcggcggggcccccTTCGGACAGCCGGCGGCGGCCCCTTTCTGCCTGCCCTTCTACTTCATCTCCCCCTCGGCCGCCGCCGCCTACATGCAGCCCTTCCTGGATAAAGGCAGTCTGGAGAAGTATCTCTACCCCGCCGCTCCCATCCCGCTCCTCTACCCGGGCATCCCGGCCCaggcggccgccgccgcggccgccgcggcggcctccttcccctgcctctcCTCCGTGCTCGGCCCCGCTGAGAaggcggcggccgccgccgccgggctgCCCCCGACGCCCCACCTCCCGCACCCCttcgctgccgccgccgccgccgagccAGGCGAGGAGCCCGAGCCCGCAGCTGCCGAGGAGCCCGGCGCCGAGGGCCCGTGA